Proteins from one Cellulosilyticum lentocellum DSM 5427 genomic window:
- a CDS encoding thiol-activated cytolysin C-terminal domain-containing protein — protein sequence MNQTEQQNLQTVGLLMNNQKGATIIVRNTGGYVAKFTVSYKLNGQEISTTTDGFTAGVNKHIDVPVGATDIHLVVLEAWFIASWSTIFSQTFAEPVDKKYVVSGTTLNPSWHEE from the coding sequence CAAACAGAACAACAAAATTTACAAACTGTAGGGCTTCTAATGAATAATCAAAAAGGTGCGACTATCATTGTTAGAAACACTGGGGGTTATGTTGCTAAATTTACTGTAAGCTACAAGCTTAATGGTCAAGAAATCTCGACTACTACAGATGGTTTTACAGCTGGTGTTAATAAGCATATTGATGTCCCCGTAGGTGCAACTGATATTCATCTTGTTGTATTAGAAGCTTGGTTTATTGCTTCTTGGTCTACTATCTTCTCACAAACCTTTGCCGAACCCGTTGATAAAAAATATGTTGTTAGTGGTACCACTTTAAACCCTTCTTGGCACGAAGAATAA
- a CDS encoding LysR family transcriptional regulator, with amino-acid sequence MSVPLGLYKIFIEVAKCQSFSKASKNLYITQPAVSQAIMQLEEQLKARVFTRTAKGVILTREGELLYEYASSAIKLIEAGEKKLLETQNLLTGELQIGVGDTISRYYLLPYLESFHKKYPSIKLKIINRTTTKLCNKIKAGTIDLAICNLPIDDSQIEVRNCMEVHDIFVGGKSYKQRSKVPLSFEELSDLPLIVLDQNSVSRRYVEQFMLKKGVKMRPDIELGAHDLLLEFAKIELGISCVIKEFSEEYLEKKELYHLKLQEEIPSRYIGACYLKSVPISSVAMTFIEGLQLPIK; translated from the coding sequence ATGTCAGTACCATTAGGTTTATATAAGATATTTATAGAAGTAGCTAAGTGTCAAAGTTTCTCTAAGGCCTCCAAGAATTTGTATATTACGCAACCAGCAGTAAGTCAAGCTATTATGCAATTAGAGGAGCAGCTAAAGGCTAGAGTTTTTACTAGAACGGCTAAGGGGGTAATATTAACCAGAGAGGGAGAGTTGCTTTATGAATATGCCAGTTCGGCCATTAAGTTAATAGAGGCAGGGGAGAAGAAGCTATTAGAAACTCAAAATCTTTTAACTGGTGAATTGCAGATTGGCGTAGGAGATACCATATCTAGATATTATCTTTTACCTTATTTAGAAAGTTTTCATAAGAAATATCCTTCTATAAAACTTAAAATCATTAATCGTACAACAACCAAGCTATGTAATAAAATCAAGGCAGGAACCATTGACCTAGCCATATGTAACTTGCCTATTGACGATAGCCAGATTGAAGTGAGAAATTGCATGGAAGTACATGATATTTTTGTGGGTGGTAAGAGCTATAAGCAGCGTTCTAAAGTGCCACTTAGCTTTGAAGAATTAAGTGACTTGCCACTCATTGTATTAGATCAGAATTCTGTTTCTAGAAGATATGTAGAGCAGTTTATGCTTAAGAAAGGCGTAAAAATGCGACCGGATATTGAATTAGGTGCTCACGATTTACTTCTAGAATTCGCCAAGATTGAATTAGGCATTTCATGCGTGATTAAGGAGTTTTCAGAAGAATACCTAGAGAAGAAAGAATTATATCATTTAAAATTACAAGAGGAAATTCCATCTAGGTATATAGGCGCTTGCTATCTGAAAAGTGTACCGATATCTTCGGTAGCAATGACTTTTATAGAAGGTTTACAACTTCCTATAAAATAG
- a CDS encoding coenzyme F420-0:L-glutamate ligase yields the protein MERMVGTVVRGLRAPIIREGDNIADIVVNSVLAASEAEGFSIEDQDIVTVTEAVVARAQGNYASVDAIAKDVANKFGDHTIGVIFPILSRNRFAICLRGIAKGAKKVVLMLSYPSDEVGNHLVDLDLLDEKGINPWTDVLTEKEFRDLFGYNKHTFTGVDYIDYYKSLVESCGAECEVIFSNQPKTILDYTKHVLTCDIHTRVRTKRILKANGAETIYGLDDILCTSMDGSGYNEAYGLLGSNKATEETVKLFPRDCQSVVDRIQTMLKEKTGKIVEVMIYGDGAFKDPVGKIWELADPVVSPAYTKGLDGQPNEVKLKYLADNDFANLSGDALKEAISDYIRNKEANLVGSMAAQGTTPRRLTDLIGSLSDLTSGSGDKGTPIIFIQGYFDNYTK from the coding sequence ATGGAAAGAATGGTAGGAACTGTTGTTAGAGGGCTTCGTGCACCCATTATTCGTGAAGGTGACAATATTGCAGACATCGTCGTAAATAGTGTGTTAGCAGCTTCTGAAGCTGAAGGTTTTAGTATTGAAGATCAAGATATCGTAACCGTTACAGAAGCAGTTGTGGCTCGTGCTCAAGGAAACTATGCTTCTGTTGATGCCATTGCAAAGGATGTTGCTAACAAATTTGGTGATCATACAATTGGGGTCATCTTCCCTATTCTTAGTCGTAATCGTTTTGCCATTTGTCTTCGTGGTATTGCAAAGGGCGCTAAAAAGGTTGTTCTTATGCTCAGCTATCCTTCTGATGAAGTAGGCAATCACCTTGTAGACCTAGATCTTTTAGATGAAAAAGGAATCAATCCTTGGACAGATGTATTAACAGAAAAAGAATTCCGTGACTTATTTGGTTATAACAAACATACATTTACAGGTGTTGATTACATAGATTACTATAAAAGCTTAGTAGAATCTTGTGGTGCCGAATGTGAAGTTATTTTCTCTAATCAACCAAAAACCATTTTAGATTATACTAAGCATGTGCTTACCTGTGATATCCATACAAGAGTTCGTACTAAACGTATTTTAAAAGCTAATGGAGCAGAAACGATTTATGGCTTAGATGATATTCTATGTACATCTATGGACGGAAGTGGCTATAACGAAGCTTATGGTCTTCTTGGTTCTAATAAAGCTACAGAAGAAACTGTAAAGCTTTTCCCCCGTGACTGCCAAAGTGTAGTAGACCGTATACAAACTATGCTTAAAGAAAAAACTGGTAAAATAGTAGAAGTTATGATTTATGGCGATGGGGCTTTCAAAGATCCTGTAGGTAAGATATGGGAATTAGCAGATCCAGTTGTTTCTCCTGCTTATACAAAAGGACTTGATGGTCAGCCTAATGAAGTTAAGCTTAAATACTTAGCTGATAATGACTTCGCTAATTTAAGCGGTGATGCCCTTAAAGAAGCTATTTCTGATTATATTCGTAATAAAGAAGCTAATCTTGTAGGCAGCATGGCAGCTCAAGGTACTACTCCTAGAAGATTAACAGACCTTATCGGTTCACTTTCAGACTTAACTAGTGGAAGTGGTGATAAAGGTACTCCTATCATCTTCATTCAAGGTTACTTCGATAACTATACAAAATAA
- a CDS encoding GNAT family N-acetyltransferase, which translates to MLRLRPFKMRDAAYLVNWLKDERSFKMWSADKFDYPLSVEQLKNYKEKYEEDEFGWIFVALDDKGIPVGHFLMRMADYEKNSVHLGFIIVDPNIRGKGYGVEMVSLGVKYAFEILKVKRVTLGVFDVNPVAEACYKKVGFITETYHKDIFTYGDEKWGIFSMAICR; encoded by the coding sequence ATGTTAAGACTAAGACCATTTAAAATGAGAGATGCAGCTTATTTAGTGAACTGGCTAAAAGATGAAAGAAGTTTCAAAATGTGGAGTGCAGATAAGTTCGACTATCCTTTGTCAGTAGAGCAACTAAAAAATTATAAAGAGAAGTATGAAGAGGATGAATTCGGCTGGATTTTTGTAGCTTTAGATGATAAGGGAATACCAGTAGGACACTTTTTGATGAGGATGGCAGATTATGAGAAAAATAGTGTACATCTTGGCTTTATTATAGTGGATCCTAATATTAGAGGAAAAGGCTATGGCGTAGAGATGGTAAGTTTAGGGGTGAAATATGCTTTTGAAATACTCAAAGTAAAGAGAGTGACTTTAGGCGTATTTGATGTAAATCCAGTGGCAGAGGCCTGCTACAAAAAAGTTGGATTTATTACAGAAACTTATCACAAAGATATTTTTACTTATGGTGATGAAAAGTGGGGAATATTTAGTATGGCTATTTGTCGGTGA
- a CDS encoding GNAT family N-acetyltransferase, with the protein MNNSICRSALDREYKLLSQLAYESEAYWQYNQSYMDIFKEKYNITVEWIKQYEVRVLEVEGEIAGFWGAKRYKEKLELEYFYIEVGHIGKGNGKLLWKDLLSWCKAQGILEMEFVTSEQVIPFYEKQGAKVIGRVSSEIDGRAIPLLRCKLE; encoded by the coding sequence ATGAATAATAGTATTTGTAGAAGCGCATTAGATAGAGAATATAAGCTATTATCTCAATTAGCATATGAATCCGAGGCATATTGGCAATATAATCAATCTTACATGGATATATTTAAAGAAAAATACAATATAACAGTAGAGTGGATTAAGCAATATGAAGTACGAGTATTAGAGGTAGAAGGTGAAATTGCAGGTTTTTGGGGAGCTAAACGATATAAAGAAAAACTTGAGTTAGAGTATTTTTATATAGAAGTAGGGCATATCGGTAAAGGCAATGGTAAACTTCTGTGGAAGGATTTATTAAGTTGGTGTAAGGCACAAGGCATTTTAGAAATGGAGTTTGTAACAAGTGAGCAAGTGATACCTTTCTATGAAAAACAAGGAGCAAAAGTTATAGGAAGGGTAAGCTCGGAGATAGATGGAAGAGCTATTCCTTTATTAAGATGCAAGCTAGAATAG
- a CDS encoding ComEC/Rec2 family competence protein — MKKVKLYHNFIKRNVFYLLLSLSLIGMTGCNTNPSQNPSVKVAGEVEQTPTPTPTPQEEMQAGPVATEVPQEQMPQEKVTEAEIHFIDTGNSDAILIMAENQAMLIDGGDNDDEQRVVNYLKEQGVSELEYVIATHPHADHIGGLDAVIESCKVKQLLVANGDAETKTYTDFIKAAMNKGLSPSVPLEDSKFSLGNTYFTIMNTYGANDTNNQSLVIEYVNGEDKILLMGDAEKEVEEALLPKLSKVDLLKVGHHGSSSSTTEEFLQKVNPTYSVILCSAGNKYGHPHTETMIKLQGTEVHRSDECGTIIFKSTGKGLVTDCKIGSYTSGSDTKANLPQSDTSSDTTSKPDNSNATTETTTNPSMESTEVVYWTPKGKSYHTTKGCSALARSKTILSGTISESGKYDPCDRCH, encoded by the coding sequence ATGAAGAAGGTAAAATTATATCATAACTTTATTAAGCGTAATGTTTTTTATCTCTTATTAAGCTTATCTCTTATAGGAATGACAGGTTGTAATACTAATCCGTCACAAAATCCATCAGTAAAAGTGGCAGGAGAGGTGGAACAAACCCCTACTCCAACCCCTACTCCACAAGAAGAAATGCAGGCTGGTCCTGTAGCAACTGAGGTGCCTCAGGAGCAGATGCCGCAGGAAAAAGTAACCGAAGCTGAGATTCATTTTATAGATACAGGGAATTCAGATGCTATTTTAATTATGGCAGAAAATCAGGCGATGCTTATTGATGGAGGAGATAATGATGATGAGCAGCGTGTTGTTAACTATCTTAAAGAGCAAGGAGTTAGTGAGCTAGAGTATGTTATAGCCACCCATCCTCATGCAGATCATATTGGTGGTCTAGATGCTGTCATTGAATCTTGTAAAGTGAAACAATTACTAGTAGCTAATGGTGACGCTGAGACTAAGACTTATACAGACTTTATTAAGGCAGCCATGAATAAAGGATTAAGTCCAAGTGTGCCTCTAGAAGATAGTAAGTTTTCATTAGGTAATACTTACTTCACTATTATGAATACCTATGGTGCAAATGATACAAACAATCAATCTTTAGTCATTGAATATGTCAATGGTGAAGATAAGATTTTACTTATGGGAGATGCAGAAAAAGAAGTAGAAGAAGCGCTTTTACCAAAGCTTTCAAAAGTAGATTTATTAAAAGTAGGGCATCATGGTTCAAGCAGTAGTACAACTGAGGAATTCTTACAAAAGGTTAATCCAACTTACAGCGTCATCTTATGTAGTGCAGGGAATAAATATGGTCATCCACACACAGAAACCATGATAAAGCTACAAGGTACAGAGGTACATAGAAGCGATGAATGTGGTACCATTATTTTCAAATCAACAGGAAAAGGCTTAGTAACCGATTGTAAAATAGGAAGCTACACATCAGGAAGTGATACTAAAGCCAACCTACCTCAAAGTGACACCTCAAGTGATACGACATCAAAACCTGACAATTCAAATGCTACTACGGAAACTACTACCAATCCAAGCATGGAGAGTACAGAGGTAGTTTATTGGACACCAAAAGGAAAAAGTTATCATACAACTAAGGGCTGTTCCGCGTTAGCTAGGAGTAAAACAATCTTAAGTGGAACGATCAGTGAAAGTGGTAAATATGACCCTTGTGATAGGTGTCATTAA
- the nudC gene encoding NAD(+) diphosphatase, giving the protein MIQDLSSHHFQNEYSYNAPVQGDITFIFAGRDVLVKKHEGEITFPKYEDLAHKEVKFIYLFTIDDAQYYLADIKGQQIIEGYNFENINLLRTLKPQHVAFAAVTAYHLFNWYRTNQFCGCCGKPMVHSGMERALCCNACGNVVYPRISPAVIVGVTDGNKLLMTKYAGRDYQKYALVAGFCEIGESAEKTIEREVMEEVGLKVKNIRYYKSQPWGFAGDLLLGYFAEVDGSNEIKLDEEELSEGVWMEREAISPEGDGITLTSEMILHFKNHMK; this is encoded by the coding sequence ATGATACAAGATTTAAGCTCACATCACTTTCAAAATGAATATAGTTATAATGCACCAGTTCAAGGAGATATAACTTTTATATTTGCAGGAAGAGATGTACTTGTAAAAAAGCATGAAGGAGAAATAACTTTCCCCAAATATGAGGATTTAGCACATAAGGAAGTTAAATTCATTTATTTATTTACCATAGATGATGCGCAGTATTATTTAGCAGATATAAAAGGGCAACAAATCATAGAGGGCTATAACTTTGAAAACATTAACTTATTACGAACGCTTAAGCCACAACATGTAGCCTTTGCAGCTGTCACAGCATATCATTTATTTAATTGGTATAGAACGAATCAATTTTGTGGTTGCTGTGGTAAACCTATGGTACATAGTGGAATGGAAAGAGCCCTATGCTGTAATGCCTGTGGCAATGTGGTTTATCCTAGAATTTCGCCAGCAGTTATTGTAGGTGTAACTGATGGCAATAAACTGCTTATGACTAAATATGCAGGACGAGATTATCAAAAATATGCTCTAGTAGCTGGTTTTTGCGAGATTGGTGAATCAGCAGAAAAAACCATAGAACGAGAAGTCATGGAGGAAGTGGGACTTAAAGTAAAGAACATTCGCTACTACAAAAGTCAACCATGGGGTTTCGCAGGTGATTTGCTTTTAGGCTATTTTGCAGAAGTAGATGGTAGTAACGAAATTAAGCTAGACGAAGAGGAATTATCAGAGGGCGTTTGGATGGAAAGGGAAGCTATTTCGCCAGAAGGTGATGGTATCACTCTTACTTCAGAAATGATTTTACACTTTAAGAATCACATGAAATAG
- a CDS encoding EamA family transporter yields the protein MWMIFAFGSALFAGLTAILAKCGIKHTDSNVATALRTIVVLFFSWMMVFIAGKQGELSAIESKTLIFLVLSGVATGASWLCYFKALQVGDVNKVTPIDKSSTILTMLLAFILLGEPITFIKLVAMFLIGGGTYLMIQKQEGVTKESKGKSWLAFAISSAIFASLTSILGKVGIEGIDSTLGTAIRTIVVLVMAWLVVFITGKQHTIRKIDKQSWLFIILSGFTTGASWLCYYRALQTGPASVVVPIDKLSILVTIGFSYVVFREKLHKKSALGLFFIVIGTLALLL from the coding sequence ATGTGGATGATTTTTGCATTTGGTTCAGCCTTGTTTGCAGGGCTTACAGCTATTTTAGCTAAGTGCGGCATTAAGCATACAGATTCTAATGTAGCTACAGCCCTTAGAACAATAGTTGTTTTATTCTTTTCTTGGATGATGGTTTTTATAGCAGGAAAGCAAGGAGAATTAAGTGCCATTGAAAGTAAAACCTTGATTTTTTTAGTATTATCAGGAGTGGCAACAGGAGCCTCATGGCTTTGTTATTTTAAGGCCTTACAGGTAGGAGATGTTAATAAAGTAACGCCTATTGATAAGTCTAGTACCATATTAACCATGTTATTAGCTTTCATTTTATTAGGAGAGCCAATAACATTCATCAAGTTAGTAGCCATGTTTTTAATTGGTGGTGGGACGTATTTGATGATTCAAAAGCAGGAAGGGGTTACAAAGGAGTCAAAAGGGAAATCTTGGCTTGCCTTTGCCATTAGTTCGGCTATTTTTGCCAGTTTGACCTCTATCTTGGGTAAAGTAGGTATTGAAGGTATAGATTCTACACTAGGAACAGCTATACGTACCATTGTCGTTTTAGTGATGGCATGGCTTGTGGTATTTATTACAGGAAAGCAACATACCATTAGAAAAATTGATAAGCAAAGTTGGCTATTTATTATTTTATCAGGTTTTACAACAGGAGCTTCGTGGCTTTGCTATTATAGAGCGCTCCAAACGGGTCCAGCCAGTGTTGTAGTACCTATTGATAAACTGAGTATTTTAGTAACCATTGGCTTTTCTTATGTTGTATTTCGTGAAAAGCTTCATAAAAAATCAGCATTGGGACTTTTCTTTATTGTAATAGGAACTTTAGCTTTATTATTATAA